From the Astyanax mexicanus isolate ESR-SI-001 chromosome 9, AstMex3_surface, whole genome shotgun sequence genome, one window contains:
- the LOC103042810 gene encoding extracellular calcium-sensing receptor has product MQWSLCVYVCVCVPVAFLCTLISSQLLQQQPCRLIHPSSLPVVADEGNITLGALFSLHDAVLESQWTFSTQPELAQCTGFNFRTFRWMQTMIFAIEKINRDTRLLPNIKLGYKIYDSCSSPLHALRTAVELMGGREEGSSGTECQGKVPVVIGDGGSTLSMVVAHFLGVFQVPQVSYFSSCACLSNKKAFSSFLRTMPSDFFQVDALAQLVQHFGWTWVGTVAGDDAYGRGGAQIFNDKVTKLGACIAFYEIIPKNHAPAEMSRIVKRISGSGARVVLVFALEQDVKALFSEALKHNLTGIQWLASEAWITAAVISTPEFHSILQGSMGFAIRRADIPELRPFLLRLNPTAYSDDPFVLQFWEEMFKCSLHNRSSGAICNGSENLASVQSIYSDVSQLRISYIVYKAVYAIAYALNDMMKCVPERGPFPGGACPDTRSIKPWQLLYYLKKVDFINEFGEQTKFDENGDPGAMYDLINWQLSEFGEVQYATVGTFDETKTTKLVIEAKKIVWNGYQRQVPVSVCSSSCPLGTRKAIRPSFPVCCFDCILCAAGEISNQTNAVECVTCPPEFWSNLKRDACIPKLVEFLSYEDTMGMVLLAVALLGSCATLATALIFACKRHTPLVRANNSELSFLILSSLWLCFLCALAFIGQPTAWSCQLRHTAFGIAFCLCLSCILGKTLVVLMAFKATLPGSNAMRWFRPPQLRALIFLCTAVQIGICGAWLGLAPPVPRRLMTRESARIILMCDMGSTLAFSLVLGYIGLLAAICFLLAFFARKLPDNFNEAKFITFSMLIFCAVWITFVPAYVSSPGKYTVAVEVFAILASSYGLLLCIFAPKCYIILLRPDKNTRKNMMAK; this is encoded by the exons ATGcagtggagtttgtgtgtgtatgtgtgtgtgtgcgtacctGTAGCATTCCTCTGTACTCTGATCTCTTCTCAGCTCCTCCAGCAGCAACCCTGTCGACTCATCCACCCTTCCAGCCTGCCTGTGGTGGCGGATGAGGGGAATATCACTCTGGGGGCTCTGTTCTCGCTCCACGATGCTGTTCTGGAATCACAGTGGACATTCAGCACTCAGCCTGAACTCGCTCAGTGCACTGG GTTTAATTTCCGGACCTTCCGCTGGATGCAGACCATGATATTCGCGATAGAGAAGATCAACAGAGACACCCGTCTCTTGCCCAACATTAAACTGGGCTATAAGATCTATGACTCGTGCAGCTCACCTCTCCATGCGCTTCGCACAGCCGTGGAGCTGATGGGGGGGAGAGAGGAGGGGAGCAGTGGAACAGAGTGTCAGGGCAAGGTCCCAGTTGTCATTGGTGATGGTGGATCCACGTTATCAATGGTGGTTGCgcactttttaggtgttttccaGGTGCCTCAG GTCAGCTATTTCTCAAGCTGCGCATGTTTGAGCAACAAAAAGGCATTCTCCTCTTTTCTAAGAACCATGCCCAGTGACTTTTTCCAGGTGGATGCCCTGGCTCAGCTCGTACAGCACTTTGGATGGACCTGGGTGGGAACAGTGGCTGGCGATGATGCGTACGGCCGCGGGGGTGCCCAGATCTTTAACGACAAAGTCACCAAGCTGGGTGCATGCATTGCCTTTTATGAGATCATTCCCAAAAACCATGCCCCGGCTGAGATGAGCAGGATTGTCAAGCGTATCAGTGGGTCAGGGGCTCGAGTGGTGCTTGTGTTTGCTCTGGAGCAGGATGTGAAGGCTCTCTTCTCTGAGGCTCTGAAGCACAACCTTACTGGGATTCAGTGGCTGGCCAGCGAGGCGTGGATCACAGCAGCCGTAATCTCAACCCCGGAGTTCCACAGCATTCTTCAGGGCTCCATGGGCTTTGCCATACGCAGGGCTGATATACCCGAGTTGCGGCCTTTCTTGCTGCGTCTGAACCCCACCGCCTACTCGGACGACCCCTTCGTCCTGCAGTTCTGGGAGGAGATGTTTAAGTGCTCCCTTCACAATAGAAGCAGTGGGGCCATCTGTAATGGCTCTGAGAACTTGGCCAGTGTACAAAGCATTTACTCAGATGTCTCCCAGCTAAGGATCTCATATATTGTGTATAAAGCAGTATATGCGATTGCCTATGCTCTGAATGATATGATGAAGTGTGTGCCAGAGAGGGGACCCTTCCCTGGGGGAGCCTGCCCTGACACACGCAGCATTAAGCCATGGCAG CTCCTGTATTATCTGAAGAAAGTAGACTTCATTAATGAGTTTGGTGAACAGACCAAGTTTGATGAGAACGGTGACCCCGGGGCCATGTATGACCTGATCAACTGGCAGCTTTCAGAGTTTGGGGAGGTCCAGTATGCCACTGTTGGCACATTCGATGAAACTAAGACCACTAAACTAGTGATTGAGGCGAAAAAGATTGTTTGGAATGGTTATCAGAGACAA gtCCCTGTGTCTGTCTGCAGTAGCAGCTGTCCCCTGGGCACCAGGAAGGCCATTAGGCCAAGTTTCCCTGTCTGCTGCTTTGACTGCATTCTCTGTGCAGCTGGGGAGATTAGCAATCAGACAA atgCCGTAGAGTGTGTGACATGTCCACCTGAATTCTGGTCCAACCTGAAGAGGGACGCCTGCATACCCAAGCTGGTGGAGTTCCTGTCCTATGAAGACACCATGGGCATGGTTCTGCTGGCTGTGGCCCTCTTGGGATCCTGTGCCACTCTTGCCACTGCCCTCATCTTCGCCTGCAAGCGGCACACGCCCCTGGTCCGAGCCAACAACTCTGAACTGAGCTTCCTCATCCTCAGCTCTCTATGGCTGTGCTTCCTGTGTGCACTGGCCTTTATTGGGCAGCCCACTGCCTGGTCTTGCCAGTTGCGCCATACAGCCTTTGGCATCGCATTCTGCCTCTGCCTTTCTTGCATCCTGGGGAAGACCCTGGTGGTGCTGATGGCTTTTAAAGCCACTCTGCCAGGCAGCAATGCCATGAGGTGGTTTAGGCCTCCACAGCTGCGTGCTCTGATCTTTCTCTGCACTGCAGTGCAGATAGGGATTTGTGGTGCATGGTTAGGTTTGGCACCTCCTGTCCCCCGCAGGCTGATGACCCGGGAGTCCGCACGCATCATCCTAATGTGTGATATGGGCTCCACACTCGCCTTCTCCCTGGTGCTGGGCTACATTGGACTCCTGGCTGCCATCTGCTTTCTGCTGGCCTTCTTCGCCCGCAAACTTCCAGACAATTTTAATGAAGCCAAGTTCATCACCTTCAGCATGCTGATCTTCTGTGCTGTGTGGATCACCTTTGTTCCAGCATACGTCAGCTCTCCAGGGAAGTACACTGTGGCTGTGGAGGTCTTTGCCATTTTGGCCTCCAGTTACGGCCTTCTACTGTGCATCTTTGCCCCAAAGTGTTACATTATCTTACTCAGACCAGATAAGAACACAAGAAAGAACATGATGGCAAAGTAG